Proteins from a single region of Tachyglossus aculeatus isolate mTacAcu1 unplaced genomic scaffold, mTacAcu1.pri scaffold_67_arrow_ctg1, whole genome shotgun sequence:
- the LOC119923888 gene encoding olfactory receptor 14A16-like, protein MVNLTVMREFLLLGFSEVRELRLVHVALFLLVYLAALTGNLLIVAVTTLDRRLHTPMYFFLRNLALIDLCYISVIIPKSIHNSLTNNNSISFLGCITQLFLWMSFAVSEYFVLTAMSYDRYAAICLPLRYELIMDRGACGKMAAATWLGGGLLGALLSSSTFSMSFCRYDVIPQFFCDAPALLKVSCSEEHVAADVSMAIGVVVAVVFFVVIVVSYVRIFLAVLRMPATEGQAKSFSTCLPHLAVVIAFFSTGSSAYLQPPSDSPSMLDLLLSTCYTMVPPTLNPLIYSLRNKDVKSALGRV, encoded by the coding sequence atggtcaacctcacggtgatgagggaattcctcctgttgggattctcagaggtccgggagctgcggctggtccacgtcgcgctgttcctcctggtctacctggcggccctgacggggaacctcctcatcgtcgccgtcaccaccctcgaccggcgcctccacacccccatgtacttcttcctcaggaacctggccctcatcgacctctgctacatctccgtcatcatccccaagtccatccacaattCTTTGACCAacaataactccatctccttcctaggttGCATCactcagctctttctgtggatgTCGTTTGCGGtttctgagtatttcgtcctcacggcgatgtcctacgaccgctacgcggccatctgcctccccctgcgctacgagctcatcatggATCGAGGGGCCTGCGGGAAGATGGCCGCTGCCACCTGGCTCGGCGGAGGGCTGCTTGGGGCCTTGCTTTCctcttcgaccttctccatgtccttctgcagaTACGATgtcatcccccagttcttctgtgatgcccccgctctgctgaaggtctcctgctccgaggaacaTGTCGCCGCGGACGTGAGCATGGCCATAGGGGTAGTGGTTGCCGTCGTATTCTTCGTGgtcatcgtcgtctcctacgtccgcatcttcttggccgtgctgaggatgccggccaccgagggccaggccaaatccttctccacctgcctgccccatctcgccgtcgtcattgcttttttctctaccGGGTCTTCCGCCTACCTCCAACCGCCGTCGGACTCCCCCTCGATGCTGGATCTGCTGCTGTCCACGtgctacaccatggtgccccccaccctcaaccccctcatctacagcctgaggaataaagatgtgaagtctgccctgggaagggtc